A stretch of Planococcus citri chromosome 5, ihPlaCitr1.1, whole genome shotgun sequence DNA encodes these proteins:
- the LOC135848497 gene encoding STAM-binding protein-like A: MSTSYKQKDLRSMLPEERLKKLTERSDLSNIQINGPVVRYFRSGPQIIKMAEESLNNKQYEDAFFYYMRFITLFLEKIKAHPEYKTVSQQLRHSTNAQLQQALGIAEKLKAQLREQYAKEYEEELQARKRKEEEELLQKKFQESQLQQLSESSSSAKVRANNLYVKESSIKQVPYIPDDFLVYDLPESDPVTPKNNTSTTVKKPGIDRSTKPQSNTFKDDKVYSSFLKTVVIPSRLMQTFLVLAQKNTNNNVETCGILAGRMKSNMLIVTHLLIPKQYGTSDSCNTDNEEDLFNYQSEHNLLTLGWIHTHPSQTAFLSSVDLHTHYSYQLMLSEAIAIVCAPSYNEIRFFRLTPDYGLDFIGNCRQKGFHPHVSDQPLFQDAEHCEKDDTLAVEVVDFRR, encoded by the exons ATGAGCACTTCGTACAAACAGAAAGATCTCCGATCTATGCTTCCCGAAGAACGTTTGAAAAAGCTAACAGAGAGGAGTGATTTGAGTAACATTCAAATAAATGGACCGGTCGTAAG ATACTTCAGATCAGGTCCTCAGATAATTAAGATGGCAGAAGAAAGCTTGAACAATAAACAATACGAAGATGCCTTTTTCTACTATATGAGATTCATCAC attatttttagaaaagatCAAAGCCCATCCTGAGTACAAAACAGTATCTCAACAACTCCGCCATTCTACCAATGCTCAGCTTCAACAAGCTTTAGGTATCGCTGAAAAGTTAAAAGCTCAGTTACGAGAACAATATGCCAAAGAATACGAA GAAGAATTACAAGCGCGAAAAcgtaaagaagaagaagaattatTACAGAAGAAGTTTCAAGAATCACAATTACAGCAGTTATCCGAGTCTAGTTCTTCGGCCAAAGTTCGAGCTAATAATTTGTACGTTAAAGAAAGCTCTATTAAGCAAGTTCCTTATATACCGGATGACTTCTTAGTATACGATTTACCCGAAAGTGATCCAGttacaccaaaaaataatactaGTACAAC TGTCAAGAAACCGGGAATAGACCGAAGTACTAAACCTCAATCGAATACTTTCAAAGACGATAAAGTGtattcgtcatttttgaaaacagttgTGATTCCATCTAGATTGATGCAAACTTTCTTAGTCCTCGCCCAGAAGAATACCAACAATAATGTCGAAACTTGCGGTATACTGGCTGGAAGAATG AAATCCAATATGCTAATAGTTACTCATTTATTAATTCCGAAGCAATATGGTACTTCTGACTCGTGTAATACGGATAACGAGGAAGATCTGTTCAATTACCAAAGTGAACATAATTTACTAACTCTAGGTTGGATTCAT ACGCATCCTAGTCAGACAGCATTCTTATCTAGTGTCGATTTACATACGCATTATTCCTACCAATTAATGTTATCAGAAGCCATAGCTATTGTTTGTGCTCCGAGTTATAACGA AATACGTTTTTTCCGCCTAACACCGGACTACGGTTTGGATTTCATCGGAAACTGTAGACAGAAAGGCTTCCATCCTCACGTCTCGGATCAACCTTTATTTCAA GATGCCGAGCATTGTGAAAAAGATGACACACTGGCTGTCGAAGTTGTAGATTTTAGAAGATGA